The following are from one region of the Endozoicomonas sp. 4G genome:
- a CDS encoding M23 family metallopeptidase codes for MRARWHIIPLAWSLAASADESPDFIFPVACHYGVDCFIQNYVDHDPTAGYSDYQCRQQTYDGHSGTDIRLINLPQMDKGVPVLAAASGKVVATRDGVTDAYLDPARREEIKRIGLGNAVVIQHSHGWRTIYGHLKKGSLTIKKGDHVIQGQSLGEIGLSGLTEFPHVHFQVTHHNKTIDPFIGKPDRGKCGDTLNSQWLGTADNKITYFPGLLLDQGFSKTPPENYRTIETGNFNKGSGDKSQHLFFWVRFIGLSMGDQVTLSFVAPNSERIREHSFPKLKSSKAQQLYYIGIKNPAIQPGRPGRWQGGVRLERTSMPPINKVFDYAVGVEDVTDR; via the coding sequence ATGAGGGCTCGCTGGCACATCATTCCCCTGGCCTGGAGTCTGGCCGCTTCGGCTGACGAGAGTCCGGATTTTATTTTCCCGGTGGCTTGTCATTATGGTGTTGACTGCTTTATCCAGAACTATGTTGATCATGACCCCACTGCTGGCTATAGCGACTATCAGTGCCGTCAGCAAACCTATGACGGCCATTCCGGTACCGATATCAGGTTAATCAACCTGCCTCAAATGGATAAGGGGGTTCCGGTGCTGGCAGCAGCCAGTGGTAAGGTCGTCGCGACACGAGATGGTGTTACAGATGCTTATCTGGACCCCGCCAGACGTGAGGAAATAAAACGGATCGGCCTGGGCAATGCCGTTGTTATCCAGCACAGTCACGGCTGGCGCACCATTTATGGCCATCTGAAAAAGGGCAGTCTGACCATCAAAAAAGGTGACCATGTCATCCAGGGGCAGTCACTGGGAGAAATCGGCCTGTCGGGGTTAACCGAATTTCCCCATGTGCACTTTCAGGTTACCCATCACAATAAGACGATTGACCCGTTTATCGGAAAACCGGACAGAGGCAAATGTGGGGATACCCTCAACAGTCAATGGCTAGGAACCGCAGACAACAAGATAACGTATTTCCCGGGCTTGTTATTGGATCAGGGGTTTAGCAAAACTCCCCCAGAAAACTACCGGACGATTGAAACCGGAAACTTTAATAAGGGTTCGGGTGACAAAAGCCAGCACCTGTTTTTTTGGGTTCGGTTCATCGGCCTGTCAATGGGTGATCAGGTAACATTGAGCTTCGTTGCACCCAATAGCGAACGGATCAGAGAGCATAGCTTCCCGAAACTGAAATCAAGCAAGGCGCAGCAGCTTTACTACATCGGCATAAAAAACCCGGCCATCCAGCCAGGACGACCGGGTCGCTGGCAGGGGGGCGTCAGGCTGGAACGCACATCAATGCCCCCCATTAACAAGGTTTTTGATTATGCTGTCGGTGTTGAGGACGTAACTGACCGTTGA
- a CDS encoding TolC family protein, with amino-acid sequence MKLKSLLGVSSLLFLSPMSALSLPEAVTKALEINPTLKSLEATVDVGKAQLDKSYADYQPKITLQLESGQSNKTDSAWQQKRKSSVTLNQVVYDFGRISNEVSARTYKLNAYQQDFNNGREQLVLLTSNAFLEIVKLEEVIGYINENIAFYNRFLGILETRNQTGASSKSDVQRLSSLSQNAQLELIQYQTDLTFARKTFKSLTNIEPENLTIPVLDGLVIKQTPQELVEFATTRSYQIQSLKKNIEFAKENRDKARSGLYPRFNLKIESNRENSLDTNGQWSTTQAAGITMSYDLWDGFKARSNVDENNARVMRANHQLQEATLTLEKEAEEAYSAMLKLKDEQAVNKEALETNREIVDLYYKEFELGEKTLLDITTAQGDYHNSRVQSAVFRFEYYKSMLRIRYYLNDIINTVQNLADKSQ; translated from the coding sequence ATGAAACTAAAAAGTCTGCTTGGGGTGAGTTCATTACTCTTTCTCTCCCCCATGAGTGCTTTATCGCTACCAGAGGCTGTTACCAAAGCGCTGGAGATTAACCCAACGCTGAAGTCTCTGGAGGCTACGGTTGATGTTGGAAAGGCCCAGCTGGACAAGAGTTATGCCGACTACCAGCCCAAGATTACCCTCCAGCTAGAAAGTGGTCAGAGCAACAAAACAGACAGCGCCTGGCAGCAAAAGCGCAAATCATCCGTCACCCTCAATCAGGTGGTGTACGATTTTGGTCGGATTTCCAACGAGGTCAGTGCCAGAACATACAAGCTGAATGCCTACCAACAGGATTTTAATAACGGGCGTGAACAGCTGGTTCTACTCACCTCAAACGCCTTTCTGGAGATAGTGAAGCTTGAGGAAGTGATCGGGTATATCAATGAGAATATAGCCTTTTACAATCGCTTTCTAGGTATCCTTGAAACCCGAAATCAAACAGGCGCGTCCAGCAAATCGGATGTTCAACGCCTGTCCAGTCTGAGCCAGAATGCCCAGCTTGAGTTGATCCAGTACCAGACAGACCTGACTTTTGCCCGTAAAACCTTTAAAAGCCTGACCAACATCGAGCCAGAAAACCTGACAATTCCTGTGCTGGACGGACTGGTCATCAAGCAGACCCCCCAAGAGCTGGTGGAATTTGCAACGACCCGGAGTTATCAAATCCAGTCACTCAAAAAAAACATTGAGTTTGCTAAAGAAAATCGAGACAAAGCCCGCTCCGGACTTTATCCCAGGTTTAACCTGAAGATCGAAAGCAACAGGGAAAACTCTCTGGACACCAACGGGCAATGGTCAACCACACAGGCTGCGGGTATCACAATGAGCTATGACCTCTGGGATGGCTTCAAGGCCCGAAGCAATGTTGATGAAAACAATGCCAGGGTCATGCGAGCTAATCATCAGTTGCAGGAGGCAACACTGACACTGGAAAAAGAGGCGGAGGAAGCTTACAGCGCGATGCTGAAGTTAAAAGACGAACAGGCCGTCAATAAAGAGGCTCTGGAAACCAACCGTGAAATTGTCGATCTCTATTACAAAGAATTTGAACTGGGTGAAAAGACCTTGCTGGACATCACCACAGCCCAGGGGGATTACCATAACAGCAGAGTCCAGAGTGCTGTGTTCCGGTTTGAGTACTACAAGAGTATGTTGAGAATCCGTTATTACCTGAACGACATCATCAATACGGTACAAAATCTGGCAGACAAATCACAATAA
- a CDS encoding HlyD family type I secretion periplasmic adaptor subunit, translating into MKPLLTRMRYRSFSRYSIIFTITFIVLCFLVWSAIVEIDVVVKSHGRVTTFSNNLVVEHLEGGILTELHVKEGQRILKDTVLFSVMNPALAENISVLNQRLRGLTAKAQRLYAEMTGEELITVSKTTAQNNEYSLNEHELYKKRARKLSEQISILRQQVSKEEALLSELDQVIEDMKNERAVAQKQLDILTTLLKEGAGSIHNQLEKKMALLKIETRINQSMKQIPVVTAKLSELRLKKAKLMTDFREEAQHDYNKVRLEIAQIQAQIQSSGERVIRKKVVAPVTGTLHTLHVNTIGEVVSPGSILAEIVPDGVPLMVEAMVAPHDRARVWPGQSVNVRVSAYDYTTYGSLKGKVLEVSADTYLDSVTAKHYYKAMIETESSGFDENNQLIPGMTVELNILAGKRTLLGYLLGPLSESIQFAARL; encoded by the coding sequence ATGAAGCCACTGCTTACCCGAATGCGTTACCGTTCTTTTTCCCGCTATTCGATCATTTTTACCATCACTTTTATTGTGCTGTGTTTTCTGGTCTGGTCAGCCATTGTCGAAATAGATGTGGTTGTCAAGAGTCATGGCCGGGTGACTACTTTCAGCAATAACCTTGTGGTTGAGCATCTGGAAGGCGGTATTCTCACCGAATTACACGTCAAAGAAGGGCAGCGGATTCTCAAAGACACGGTATTGTTTTCGGTGATGAATCCTGCCCTGGCCGAGAATATCAGCGTATTGAACCAAAGACTCAGAGGACTGACTGCAAAAGCGCAACGATTGTATGCAGAAATGACCGGTGAAGAGCTTATCACCGTCAGTAAAACAACGGCTCAGAATAACGAGTACTCTCTCAACGAACATGAGTTGTATAAAAAGCGTGCCAGAAAACTCAGCGAACAAATCTCTATTCTTCGCCAACAGGTCAGCAAAGAAGAAGCACTGTTATCTGAGCTTGATCAGGTCATCGAGGATATGAAAAACGAGCGGGCAGTTGCTCAAAAGCAGTTGGATATATTGACAACACTCCTTAAAGAAGGTGCGGGTTCAATTCATAATCAGCTGGAAAAAAAGATGGCGTTGCTGAAAATTGAGACCCGAATCAACCAGTCAATGAAGCAGATTCCGGTTGTCACCGCCAAGCTATCGGAGCTGCGCTTAAAGAAAGCCAAGCTGATGACGGATTTTCGTGAAGAGGCACAGCATGATTACAACAAAGTCCGACTAGAAATTGCTCAGATTCAGGCACAGATTCAATCTTCCGGTGAACGGGTGATCCGTAAAAAAGTAGTGGCACCGGTTACGGGGACTTTGCATACCCTGCATGTCAATACTATTGGTGAGGTCGTGTCACCAGGTTCAATATTGGCGGAGATAGTGCCAGATGGTGTTCCCCTGATGGTAGAAGCTATGGTGGCTCCCCATGACAGAGCCAGAGTATGGCCCGGTCAGTCGGTGAATGTTCGGGTTTCTGCTTACGACTACACGACTTACGGTTCTCTGAAAGGCAAGGTTCTGGAGGTGAGTGCTGATACTTATCTCGATAGCGTCACGGCTAAGCATTACTACAAGGCTATGATTGAGACGGAAAGCTCAGGGTTTGATGAAAATAATCAATTGATTCCGGGCATGACCGTTGAATTAAATATCCTGGCAGGCAAGCGCACGTTGCTGGGTTATCTGTTGGGGCCTTTGTCTGAGTCTATTCAATTTGCTGCAAGGCTGTAA
- a CDS encoding helix-turn-helix transcriptional regulator yields the protein MSDLDQYIQDRKARDPEFADGYDEGYESFKFGVLLKEARKEAGLTQLQLAQKLQTQKSAISRIENNSEDVKLSTLERFAAALGKKLEIRLV from the coding sequence ATGAGTGATCTGGATCAATACATTCAAGATAGGAAAGCCCGAGACCCGGAATTTGCCGACGGTTATGATGAGGGCTATGAGTCGTTCAAGTTTGGAGTATTGCTCAAGGAGGCCAGAAAAGAGGCAGGGTTAACCCAGCTCCAGCTGGCACAAAAGCTTCAAACCCAGAAAAGCGCGATATCCCGTATCGAAAACAATTCTGAGGATGTAAAACTCTCCACACTTGAGCGCTTTGCTGCTGCCCTGGGTAAAAAGCTGGAAATTCGGCTAGTCTAA
- a CDS encoding type II toxin-antitoxin system RelE/ParE family toxin encodes MREISFYTTEDGKTPIADFLNALSSQQVQKVTWVLKLVQEQEKVPSSYFKKLVGTEEIWEVRVQSGSDIFRLLGFFDGGSLVVLNHAFQKKTQKTPSKAIKLAERRRRDYLNRRKKR; translated from the coding sequence ATGCGTGAAATCAGTTTCTATACAACGGAAGACGGCAAAACGCCTATTGCTGATTTTCTGAATGCCCTGAGCAGCCAGCAGGTTCAAAAGGTTACCTGGGTTCTGAAGCTGGTTCAGGAGCAGGAGAAAGTACCGAGCAGTTATTTTAAAAAGTTGGTTGGCACTGAGGAAATCTGGGAGGTTAGGGTTCAATCTGGAAGTGATATATTTCGTCTGCTGGGTTTCTTTGACGGAGGCAGCTTGGTCGTATTAAATCACGCTTTTCAAAAAAAGACACAGAAAACACCGTCAAAAGCCATCAAATTGGCAGAAAGGCGCCGCAGGGATTATCTGAACAGGAGGAAAAAACGATGA
- a CDS encoding C2H2-type zinc finger protein, whose protein sequence is MLSNKTLILIFTMVFSVHSSNGHAQEKQLCLGNNQPTRIRLLLDEHLKIVLHPPGVENRLLPLLEESETIEWWELKQEFEENHGDMPRVCFGDGILLKPDTRYCFSPDSGVETLAHSRADSDEGSGSEDSGTSDENSGNRSDEDETDTETDVQCVHTRVSPFRALDETSQFCVMLALEMIQQAFISNNEILTEPEADVTKAESVNHLKVTSPVYNTDRMRHLKTHKQKQLRLPANQRPKVHQCDHEGCDYSTNRAANLRMHKQTHLSADQRTRVHQCDHEGCDYSTNRAANLRMHKQTHLSADQRIRVHQCDHEGCDYSAFWSSNLNAHKQTHLPADQRPKVHQCDHEGCDYSTNRSNNLKAHKQIHLPTDQRPKEHHCDHEGCDYSTNRAASLRMHKQTHLPADQRPKMHQCDHEGCHYITNRLSNLKKHKRIHLPTDQRPERIKRKAYGQPPSNKKRKKDYKEWSASQPASNSTLQNVSYKKWGLKLEK, encoded by the coding sequence TTGCTATCTAACAAAACATTGATTTTGATCTTCACCATGGTCTTTTCTGTGCATAGCTCTAATGGCCATGCTCAGGAAAAACAACTCTGCTTAGGAAATAACCAACCCACCCGGATAAGGCTTCTACTTGACGAGCACCTGAAAATTGTTCTTCACCCACCGGGCGTCGAAAACAGGCTTCTCCCTCTGTTAGAAGAGAGTGAGACCATCGAATGGTGGGAGTTGAAACAGGAATTCGAGGAGAACCACGGCGACATGCCACGAGTCTGCTTCGGTGATGGCATTCTCTTAAAACCAGACACTCGTTATTGCTTTTCTCCCGATTCTGGCGTCGAAACTTTAGCTCACAGTCGGGCAGACTCTGATGAGGGTTCTGGCAGTGAAGACAGCGGAACCTCTGATGAAAACAGCGGCAACCGTTCTGACGAAGACGAAACTGATACCGAAACTGATGTTCAGTGTGTACACACGAGAGTTAGTCCTTTTCGGGCGTTAGACGAAACCAGTCAGTTTTGTGTGATGCTGGCACTGGAAATGATTCAGCAGGCGTTCATTTCAAACAATGAAATACTCACTGAGCCAGAGGCAGACGTGACAAAAGCGGAGTCTGTTAACCACCTGAAAGTCACCTCACCTGTTTACAACACCGACCGCATGAGGCACCTGAAAACGCACAAACAGAAACAGCTCCGCCTGCCTGCCAACCAGAGACCCAAGGTGCACCAGTGTGACCATGAGGGCTGCGACTACAGCACGAACCGGGCGGCCAATCTGAGAATGCACAAACAGACCCACCTGTCTGCTGACCAAAGAACCAGGGTGCACCAGTGTGACCATGAGGGCTGCGACTACAGCACGAACCGGGCGGCCAATCTGAGAATGCACAAACAGACCCACCTGTCTGCCGACCAAAGAATCAGGGTGCACCAGTGTGACCATGAGGGCTGCGACTACAGCGCGTTCTGGTCGAGCAATCTGAACGCGCACAAACAGACCCACCTGCCTGCCGACCAAAGACCCAAGGTGCACCAATGTGACCATGAGGGCTGCGACTACAGCACGAACCGGTCGAACAATCTGAAAGCGCACAAACAGATCCACCTGCCTACCGACCAAAGACCCAAGGAGCACCATTGTGACCATGAGGGCTGCGACTACAGCACGAATCGGGCGGCCAGTCTGAGAATGCACAAACAGACCCACCTGCCTGCTGACCAAAGACCCAAGATGCACCAATGTGACCATGAGGGCTGCCACTACATCACGAACCGGTTGAGCAATCTGAAAAAGCACAAACGGATCCACCTGCCCACCGACCAGAGACCTGAAAGAATTAAAAGAAAAGCGTATGGCCAGCCGCCATCTAACAAGAAAAGAAAGAAGGATTATAAAGAATGGTCCGCTTCCCAACCTGCCTCAAATTCTACATTGCAGAATGTGTCGTATAAGAAGTGGGGACTGAAACTGGAAAAATAA
- a CDS encoding type II toxin-antitoxin system RelE/ParE family toxin, whose translation MIASFKDKATADIFNGKASRLARKVCPQSLWRIAARKLDQLDSVLILDELKVPPGNCLEALTRDRKGQHSIRINDQYRICFRWGNKGPENVEVTDYH comes from the coding sequence ATGATCGCTTCCTTCAAAGACAAGGCTACAGCAGATATTTTTAACGGCAAGGCTTCCCGCCTGGCCCGCAAAGTCTGTCCCCAGTCGCTTTGGCGAATTGCCGCAAGAAAGCTGGATCAGCTGGATTCTGTGCTAATCCTGGATGAACTGAAGGTTCCACCGGGTAACTGTCTTGAAGCCTTGACCCGAGACCGGAAAGGGCAACACAGTATCAGGATTAATGACCAGTATCGAATCTGCTTCCGGTGGGGAAACAAAGGACCGGAAAATGTTGAAGTCACCGATTACCACTAG
- a CDS encoding HigA family addiction module antitoxin, with translation MTRVPENRPPTHPGEMLLEEFLMPMNISQRELADAIHVPYQRVNELVNKKRGITPSTALRLARFFGMSPDFWLSLQVRWDLYNVQTAEKSDLEKIQAFQQKTA, from the coding sequence ATGACCAGAGTGCCTGAAAACCGACCACCGACCCATCCCGGTGAAATGTTGCTGGAAGAGTTCCTGATGCCTATGAATATTTCACAAAGGGAGCTAGCGGATGCCATTCACGTGCCTTATCAGCGAGTGAATGAACTGGTCAATAAAAAGCGTGGGATCACACCCAGTACAGCGCTGAGGCTAGCCCGCTTTTTCGGAATGTCACCAGACTTCTGGTTGAGTCTGCAGGTTCGCTGGGATTTGTATAACGTTCAAACTGCAGAAAAAAGCGACCTTGAAAAAATACAGGCATTCCAGCAGAAAACAGCCTGA
- a CDS encoding helix-turn-helix domain-containing protein: MSQNDFSKQYLTYKEVCSRYGIGSTTLYRWIADKKMPEGDKIGPRARRWNIKDLLKWERERMGAA, from the coding sequence ATGTCCCAGAATGATTTCAGCAAACAATACCTGACCTATAAAGAGGTTTGTTCACGCTATGGCATAGGCTCAACCACGCTTTACCGCTGGATTGCTGATAAGAAAATGCCAGAAGGTGACAAGATAGGGCCAAGGGCGCGCCGCTGGAATATCAAAGACCTGTTGAAGTGGGAACGGGAAAGGATGGGGGCAGCATGA
- a CDS encoding primase-helicase zinc-binding domain-containing protein, translated as MTHRNFTAAVKGAAFGQWPYILQQLAGLTDLQVDTRTRSTGTACPLCGGHDRYSFKSDDEGGWACRHCGGGDGFTLLMKLHGWDFTRTVQQVASLLGLSQDFPEELDRLRKEAEERRRVHEQQNQQKKQQQQAEGIQEANRFWDNSVPYRRHPYAEYKRFSPFLKSLCRQLDDWLLVPVYSPDGFLMNIQRFVNYMPTDGSRWPRYFVRNAPVKGGWLAYGPDSHHVLITEGVADADACYQIESGACKVVCAFSANQFSSVAKLVRQYHPDSEIILCPDSDPAGLKHAIKATTEVHGCLISQPPTPYKDWSDFFISQQEVA; from the coding sequence ATGACACACCGTAATTTTACGGCGGCTGTCAAGGGGGCTGCCTTCGGGCAGTGGCCTTATATCCTGCAACAGCTGGCCGGGTTGACTGACCTGCAGGTCGATACCAGGACCCGATCCACAGGCACGGCCTGCCCCCTGTGTGGTGGCCATGACCGCTACAGCTTCAAGTCTGACGATGAGGGCGGCTGGGCCTGCCGCCATTGCGGCGGCGGTGACGGTTTCACCCTGCTGATGAAGCTGCACGGCTGGGACTTCACCCGGACAGTGCAACAGGTGGCCAGCCTGCTGGGGCTGAGTCAGGACTTCCCTGAAGAACTGGATCGGCTGCGAAAGGAAGCCGAAGAGCGCCGTCGTGTGCATGAGCAGCAGAACCAGCAGAAGAAGCAACAGCAACAGGCGGAAGGCATCCAGGAGGCTAACCGGTTCTGGGACAATTCAGTGCCCTATCGGCGGCATCCTTACGCCGAATACAAGCGGTTCAGCCCCTTTCTGAAAAGCCTGTGCCGCCAGCTTGATGACTGGCTACTGGTGCCCGTATACAGCCCGGACGGCTTCCTGATGAATATCCAGCGCTTTGTCAACTACATGCCAACCGATGGCAGCCGCTGGCCCCGTTACTTTGTCCGTAATGCACCAGTCAAAGGGGGCTGGCTGGCTTACGGACCGGACTCACACCACGTCCTGATCACGGAAGGGGTGGCTGATGCGGACGCCTGTTACCAGATCGAAAGCGGAGCTTGCAAGGTGGTCTGCGCCTTTTCAGCGAATCAGTTTTCATCGGTGGCGAAGCTGGTTCGCCAGTATCATCCGGACTCTGAAATTATTTTGTGCCCGGACAGTGACCCGGCAGGGCTGAAGCATGCCATTAAAGCCACAACAGAGGTACATGGCTGCCTGATTTCACAACCGCCAACACCTTACAAGGACTGGTCAGATTTCTTTATTAGTCAACAGGAGGTGGCGTGA
- a CDS encoding DUF5906 domain-containing protein yields the protein MSDKTTPKSRAVEAKDIKQPECEPQTPQHLMQAGGKKLSLAEVERLKEFNQYYTHTVLSGKHFIALKRYSAVNGKLVITFDPLPQFKNYFLADPEVAGMNPGKAWLCWPGKNFMPGGVTFQPNVEACPKDVFNMWQGFDVTAEEGDVGTFTHHVRQVLCGGDEEVSRYFIQWLAHMLQKPDVRPSVAILLKSVEGTGKGTMVRPLAEILGPHFVQLNGDSLLTGRFNSIVANRLLVFADEVQLTDQKVADTLKAMISEPTVSMERKNIDAEPMPNFARFIFASNHDHVLLAGQRERRYLVIEPDAKYAQNQAHFNQFYSWLNQGGGASKLLHYLLHLDINDFNPHKAPVTRGLIAEKLQSMKPVQQWCYEWLEKAATVDPLPARIDGKDLAGKYRDWAKLNMHMDILQRAAETEVGNLMKAMQISKKRPDPKGPRLYQLAEAKEMCKRFAGILGHSEDEVFSEL from the coding sequence ATGTCAGATAAAACCACGCCAAAATCACGAGCGGTTGAAGCAAAAGACATAAAACAACCAGAGTGTGAACCACAGACACCACAGCATCTGATGCAGGCCGGTGGCAAAAAGCTGTCACTGGCTGAGGTAGAACGGCTAAAAGAATTCAACCAGTACTATACCCATACAGTGCTGTCAGGCAAGCACTTCATCGCCCTGAAACGCTATAGCGCCGTTAATGGCAAGTTGGTCATAACATTTGACCCATTGCCACAATTCAAAAACTACTTTCTTGCTGATCCCGAAGTGGCGGGCATGAATCCCGGTAAAGCCTGGTTGTGCTGGCCGGGCAAGAACTTCATGCCCGGCGGTGTGACCTTTCAGCCAAATGTGGAAGCCTGCCCCAAGGACGTGTTTAACATGTGGCAGGGTTTCGATGTGACTGCTGAAGAGGGCGACGTCGGCACCTTTACGCACCATGTACGGCAGGTGTTGTGTGGGGGTGATGAGGAGGTCAGTCGGTACTTTATCCAGTGGTTAGCGCACATGCTGCAGAAGCCGGACGTAAGGCCGTCGGTGGCCATCCTGTTGAAGTCAGTCGAGGGCACGGGCAAGGGGACGATGGTTAGGCCGTTAGCGGAGATCCTGGGCCCGCACTTTGTCCAGCTGAACGGGGACAGCCTGCTGACCGGACGGTTTAACTCCATTGTTGCCAACCGGCTGCTGGTGTTCGCCGATGAGGTCCAACTTACTGATCAAAAGGTTGCCGACACGCTTAAGGCGATGATCAGTGAACCCACGGTCAGCATGGAGCGCAAGAATATCGACGCGGAGCCGATGCCCAACTTTGCGCGCTTCATCTTTGCCAGTAATCATGACCATGTATTGCTGGCTGGCCAGAGGGAGCGGCGTTACCTGGTGATTGAACCCGATGCTAAGTACGCTCAGAACCAGGCGCACTTTAACCAGTTCTATAGCTGGCTGAACCAGGGTGGTGGGGCCAGCAAGCTGTTGCACTACCTGTTGCACCTGGACATTAATGATTTTAACCCCCATAAGGCACCTGTCACCCGTGGCCTGATTGCCGAAAAGCTGCAAAGCATGAAGCCGGTTCAACAGTGGTGCTATGAGTGGCTTGAGAAGGCGGCTACGGTTGACCCCTTACCGGCAAGGATTGATGGCAAGGATCTGGCCGGGAAGTATCGGGACTGGGCCAAGCTCAACATGCACATGGATATACTTCAAAGAGCGGCTGAAACCGAAGTCGGCAACCTTATGAAAGCGATGCAAATCAGCAAGAAACGGCCAGATCCGAAAGGGCCAAGGCTTTACCAGCTGGCCGAAGCCAAAGAAATGTGTAAGCGTTTTGCCGGTATATTGGGGCATTCGGAAGATGAGGTTTTTTCAGAACTTTAA
- a CDS encoding phage major capsid protein, with the protein MKMQIKNFDVINKHCPEAIDILKRYYHSEDGKGDIQISPIEIYAEDLLDAGNSLLRCMKIMINKATQENRDFNEPERAAYEAIKGWQIRFFEKYELEKPSNPLPKQTRTYIKDDYGIPIRPAMNSDSRELNQFEPLAKDQRMSDWCQKFVSSEDLSGLKLGDYVRSWVTGDHNDLTRRAMTTTGTGGVLIPTPLSASIIDLARNKARVMQAGAVVWPMDATTLTVPRQTGDASGAWRPELGKIHRTDVALEPVVLKSCSFGALVTLSMELMEDAIGLDVFLTQTLSNIIAEGVDLAALSGEGATDSESNERIEPVGVLNTLGVQEIDLNAALTSYAPFSQAVTMIRQVNGEPGGLMMAPVNFGILDALTASDGQPLMPPPSWGQISHYDTNQVDESTAIVGNWSQLAIGIRHNIRLEYAYTGNIAAQAPQKEVDLFSQNAVAIRVLWRGDVAVQRPDQFVKVINMNPDAYSVKAEQGARNKSKAA; encoded by the coding sequence ATGAAGATGCAGATCAAAAACTTTGACGTTATTAATAAGCATTGCCCGGAAGCGATCGATATTCTGAAGCGTTACTACCATTCGGAAGATGGCAAAGGCGATATTCAAATCAGCCCCATAGAGATTTATGCCGAAGACCTGTTGGATGCCGGTAATTCACTGCTCAGGTGCATGAAGATAATGATTAACAAGGCTACCCAGGAAAACCGGGATTTTAATGAACCAGAGAGGGCAGCTTACGAAGCAATTAAGGGCTGGCAGATCCGGTTTTTTGAAAAGTACGAACTTGAAAAGCCATCGAATCCACTACCCAAGCAAACCCGAACCTATATCAAAGATGATTATGGCATCCCCATACGCCCAGCCATGAATAGCGATAGCCGTGAACTTAATCAATTTGAACCCCTGGCCAAAGACCAGCGCATGAGCGACTGGTGCCAGAAGTTCGTAAGTTCTGAAGACCTGTCTGGCCTGAAGCTGGGTGACTACGTGCGGTCCTGGGTGACTGGGGATCATAACGACCTGACCCGGCGTGCCATGACCACTACCGGCACCGGCGGCGTACTGATCCCTACTCCACTGTCGGCTAGCATTATCGACCTGGCAAGAAACAAGGCCAGGGTGATGCAGGCTGGCGCTGTCGTCTGGCCCATGGATGCCACCACCCTGACGGTGCCAAGGCAGACCGGCGACGCTTCAGGGGCATGGCGCCCAGAGCTGGGCAAGATTCATCGCACAGACGTGGCACTTGAGCCGGTGGTGCTGAAGTCGTGCAGCTTCGGCGCACTGGTGACACTGTCCATGGAACTGATGGAGGACGCTATCGGGCTTGATGTCTTCCTGACCCAGACACTGAGCAATATCATTGCCGAAGGCGTAGACCTGGCGGCACTGAGCGGGGAGGGCGCAACCGACAGTGAAAGCAACGAACGCATCGAGCCGGTGGGCGTGCTTAATACCTTGGGCGTGCAGGAGATCGACCTGAACGCCGCCCTGACCAGCTATGCGCCATTCTCACAGGCTGTCACCATGATCAGGCAAGTGAACGGTGAACCCGGTGGCCTGATGATGGCCCCGGTTAATTTCGGCATCCTGGACGCACTGACCGCCAGCGATGGCCAGCCCTTGATGCCACCACCCAGCTGGGGCCAGATCAGCCATTACGACACCAACCAGGTGGACGAATCCACTGCCATTGTAGGCAACTGGTCACAACTGGCCATCGGCATTCGCCATAACATTCGCCTGGAATACGCTTACACCGGCAACATTGCCGCACAAGCCCCCCAGAAAGAAGTAGACCTGTTCAGTCAGAACGCAGTGGCAATCAGGGTGCTATGGCGGGGTGACGTGGCAGTACAGCGGCCTGACCAGTTCGTGAAGGTGATTAACATGAACCCGGATGCCTATTCCGTGAAGGCCGAACAGGGGGCAAGGAATAAAAGCAAGGCCGCTTGA